A segment of the Streptomyces sp. XD-27 genome:
TTGCCCGTGGGCGGGTCCGTCGGCTTGTCGGTCGGCGGGTCCGTCGGGTCCGTCGGCGGGTCCGTGGGAACGGTCGGCGGGTCCGTCGGAACCGTCGGCGGGTCCGTCGGGACGGTCGGCGGGTCCGTGGGAACCGTCGGCGGGTCCGTCGGAATGGTCGGCGGGTCCGTCGGGATCGTCGGCGGGTCCGTCGGAATGGTCGGCGGGTCCGTCGGGTCCGTGGGCGGGTCCGTCGGGATCGTCGTCGGGTCGTCGACCGGCGCCTTCAGCCCGACCTCGACACCGCTCTCGTCCGCGTTGGCCTTGACGCCGACACCGCCGACGTTGACATCGATGCCGACGGCCGAGGCCGCGCCGGCGGCGGTGAGCGACGCACCGGCCGCGATCACCGCACCGGCCACGATCCGCACGACGCGCAGCCGCGTCTTGTTGGTCATCTGCCTGCTACCCCCAGTAGCTGTTCTCGTCCATGGAGCAGCGTCCGGGGCAACGGATTCGAGGGGGGTACCGAGTTGCGGCGCCGACGTCGAAGCGCGGCCCGCCTGCCCCCCATCACACGCGCCCCAGTCATACGCATGCCGCGCGTCAGCTTTCCCCGTTCCCCGAGGCCCGTCAAGGGCATTGCGCACGGAATGCCCGTTATACGGGCTCTTGACGGCTCTACGGGTACGCGACTGTGACGAAACAGGTGGTCAGCAGGTTTGGGGAGGTGTCGGGCGGGCTCGCGGACGAGCCCGCGAACAGGCCTACTTCTCCTGCTGCTTGCGCCAGCGGATGCCCGCTTCCAGGAAGCCGTCGATCTCGCCGTCCAGCACGGCCTGCGGGTTGCCGACCTCGAACTCGGTGCGCAGGTCCTTGACCATCTGGTACGGGTGCAGGACGTACGAACGCATCTGGTTGCCCCAGGAGTTGCCGCCGTCGCCCTTGAGCGCGTCCATCTTGGCCTGCTCCTCCTGGCGGCGGCGCTCAAGGAGCTTGGCCTGGAGGACGTTCATGGCGGTGGCCTTGTTCTGGATCTGCGACCGCTCGTTCTGGCAGGAGACCACGATGCCGGTCGGGATGTGGGTCAGCCGCACCGCGGAGTCGGTGGTGTTGACGCCCTGACCGCCCGGGCCGGAGGAGCGGTACACGTCCACCCGCAGCTCGGACTCGTCGATCTCGATGTGGTCGGTCTGCTCCACCACGGGCAGCACCTCGACACCCGCGAAGGACGTCTGACGGCGGCCCTGGTTGTCGAACGGCGAGATGCGCACCAGCCGGTGCGTGCCCTGCTCCACCGAGAGCGTGCCGTACGCGTACGGGGACTGGACGGCGAAGGTGGTCGACTTGATGCCGGCCTCTTCCGCGTACGAGGTCTCGTACACCTCGGTCTTGTACCCGTGCCGCTCGGCCCAGCGCAGGTACATGCGCTGGAGCTGCTCGGCGAAGTCGGCGGCGTCGACGCCACCGGCCTCCGCGCGGATGTTGACCAGGGCCTCACGCGCGTCGTACTCGCCGGACAGGAGGGTGCGCACCTCCATCTCGTCGACGGCCTTGCGCACCGAGTCCAGCTCGGCGAGGGCCTCGGCGCGCGTGTCCTCGTCGCCCTCGGCCTCGGCGAGCTCGAAGAGCACCTCGACGTCGTCGATCCGGCCGCGCAGCTCCTCGGTCCGGCGCAGGTGCCCCTGGAGGTAGGAGAGCTTGCTGGTGATCTTCTGCGCGTTGTCCGGGTCGTCCCACAGGGACGGGGCCGCCGCCTGCTCCTCGAGCACGGCGATGTCGGCCCTCATCTTGTCCAGATCGAGGACCGCCTCGATCGACCCCATGGTGGAGGAGAGGGACTTCAGCTCTTCGGATACATCGACGACTGCCACGCCCCCAGCGTAACGGCTGACGGGGTGATCTTGTCCCGCCCAGTCGGCCGAGCTCTTTCGGGTGCGGTCAGCGGCCCGGTTCGGCCGGCGCGGAGTGTTCCGTTCCGCCCTTGGGGCCGTCCGACCCGCCGTCGTCGCCGAGCGCCAGCCAGCCGCCGATGCCCGCGACGGCGATCAGCGCGGCCGCGAGCCCGAGCCGGACCCGGCGGCGGCGCACCGCGTCGGACACCTGCCGGTTGCGGGCCGAGCCCGCCCGGCGCTGCCCGGCGGCGCGCGGTGCGCGGGCCGTGCCGTGCGCGCCGCCCGCCAGCTCGTCCGGGCCGGGTACCCGCATGCTGGTGTGCGTGTCGCGGTTGGAGTCCGAGACCGCGCCCGGGACCAGGGGCACCGCGCCGCGCCGCCGCTCCCCCGGGCTCGGTCCGGTGGGTGTCCCCAGGGCGCCGCCGGGCCGCGCCGCACCGGTCGCACCGCCCGCGCCGGGGTCGTACGAGCCGTCGTACGGGCCGCCGCGAGGGGCCGGGGACGCGTCCGGAGCCTCGTCCTCCGGTTCGTCGATGTCCAGCGGCGGGATGCCCCGCAGGCCGGGCTGCAGCTCGCGCAGCCGCGCCGCCAGCTCGGAGGCGCGCAGCCGGGAGGCGGGGGCCTTGGCCAGGCACTGGAGCAGGAGCTGCCACAGCTCGTCGGGGATGCCGGGGAGCGGGGCGACGGTCTCGGTGACGTGCCGCCGCAGCACCGCGCCGGGGTGGCCGCCGCCGAACGGGGTGAAGCCCGCCAGCAGCTCGTACAGCACCGTGGCCAGGGCATAGACGTCCACGCTGGCGCGCGGCGGCAGGCCCTCGATGATCTCGGGGGCGAGGTAGTCGGGGGTGCCGATCACCCGGGCGGTGTGCTGCCTGCCCGCCGGCGGTGGCGGCAGGGCCCGGTTGGGCGAGTCGACGAGGCGCGCGATGCCGAAGTCGGTGAGGAGGGCCGGATGGGAGCCGCCGGGGCCGAGCGGTCCCTGCATGTCCAGCAGGACGTTCTCCGGCTTGACGTCGCGGTGCACGATCCCGGCGGAGTGGGCCGCGGCCAGCGCGTCGGCGACGTCCGCGGCGATGGCGACGGCGGCCTCGGGGGCGAGGCGGCGCTCGCGGTCGAGCCGGGAGCGCAGGTCGGTGCCCCGCACCAGGTCCATGACCAGCGCGAGGTCGTTGCCGTCGACGACCAGATCGCGCACGCCGACGACGTTCGGGTGGTCGAGGCCGAGCAGCGCGGCGCGCTCCTGGACGAACCGACCGACGAGCTCCTGGTCGGAGGCGAGGTCCTCGC
Coding sequences within it:
- the prfB gene encoding peptide chain release factor 2, coding for MAVVDVSEELKSLSSTMGSIEAVLDLDKMRADIAVLEEQAAAPSLWDDPDNAQKITSKLSYLQGHLRRTEELRGRIDDVEVLFELAEAEGDEDTRAEALAELDSVRKAVDEMEVRTLLSGEYDAREALVNIRAEAGGVDAADFAEQLQRMYLRWAERHGYKTEVYETSYAEEAGIKSTTFAVQSPYAYGTLSVEQGTHRLVRISPFDNQGRRQTSFAGVEVLPVVEQTDHIEIDESELRVDVYRSSGPGGQGVNTTDSAVRLTHIPTGIVVSCQNERSQIQNKATAMNVLQAKLLERRRQEEQAKMDALKGDGGNSWGNQMRSYVLHPYQMVKDLRTEFEVGNPQAVLDGEIDGFLEAGIRWRKQQEK
- a CDS encoding serine/threonine-protein kinase, which translates into the protein MSRKIGSRYTANQVLGRGSAGTVWLGDGPEGPVAIKLLREDLASDQELVGRFVQERAALLGLDHPNVVGVRDLVVDGNDLALVMDLVRGTDLRSRLDRERRLAPEAAVAIAADVADALAAAHSAGIVHRDVKPENVLLDMQGPLGPGGSHPALLTDFGIARLVDSPNRALPPPPAGRQHTARVIGTPDYLAPEIIEGLPPRASVDVYALATVLYELLAGFTPFGGGHPGAVLRRHVTETVAPLPGIPDELWQLLLQCLAKAPASRLRASELAARLRELQPGLRGIPPLDIDEPEDEAPDASPAPRGGPYDGSYDPGAGGATGAARPGGALGTPTGPSPGERRRGAVPLVPGAVSDSNRDTHTSMRVPGPDELAGGAHGTARAPRAAGQRRAGSARNRQVSDAVRRRRVRLGLAAALIAVAGIGGWLALGDDGGSDGPKGGTEHSAPAEPGR